A genomic segment from Methanomassiliicoccus luminyensis B10 encodes:
- a CDS encoding DUF4275 family protein, translated as MDKQGRIEYAQCAQKRRAKKRRAMTDRGISFLPVENGSSMKSKWSRTFAKQVDPETKRRIYYEQYRWHIFSNGLAPCLEGREAREAFDQCLKKEVYAFYQNEDGAYLIKNPSLLRSEDFDRDYDVYIFDAIKKWTYVHTHEGDLGPYFYITE; from the coding sequence ATGGACAAACAAGGACGTATTGAATATGCGCAGTGCGCCCAAAAGCGACGGGCAAAGAAGCGACGGGCAATGACAGACCGGGGTATTTCGTTCCTTCCCGTGGAAAATGGCAGCTCGATGAAATCCAAATGGAGCAGAACATTTGCCAAACAAGTAGATCCCGAAACAAAGAGGAGGATATATTACGAGCAATACCGGTGGCATATTTTCAGCAATGGACTAGCTCCTTGCTTGGAGGGGAGAGAGGCAAGGGAAGCATTTGACCAATGCCTGAAAAAAGAGGTGTACGCATTTTACCAGAACGAGGACGGGGCCTATCTGATAAAAAATCCATCTTTGCTAAGATCAGAGGATTTTGATAGGGACTACGATGTCTACATCTTTGATGCTATAAAGAAATGGACCTACGTCCACACTCACGAGGGGGATCTCGGCCCTTACTTTTACATTACAGAATAA
- a CDS encoding tetratricopeptide repeat protein has translation MGFLESLRDKELRGLYRARRLIENADLHIANGQGQDAQIDLDKAKDALFKDGLQNSVHSHEFADVLVTMSGILIKAQAVDDALSAADRALALSPNAPLALAAKARALAAKGSYPDALTLLDRALELKGEDKSLLSDKAKVLEKAGKKDAALAMYKKVVELDPADLETYDILANLDDRLKWSLRKAEVLLRSKRSEDALRALDDVIAQSPHDTDVMLVKAKILLEDKRFDEASSIYDTVLAVEPTSMSGNLGKAQALRAMGDKEGAVKFYKEALRAEVDRKETWLEIGPLLEQLDRLEEAEKVYAQALSLDPHSPEAMEGHYRVLLAEQKWSEVADAAAVLLTEKQELTVYSTRVDALMRSQKYKEALDAAESALKVFPKEPGLLTKRRDASVALGLGDETVKHCEEILSQRPNDPETTYELGVAYIKTLRFHEAVKVLEKVLKTHHDKEKVLIALKEGYKGIGRDKDVLDACERLLKVNPRNTGALLDAAIGLDRTGRRDDAIRLYDEVLGLEPANEDALRNLCISLFSQKKLERALERSVAGTQLFPAEPDYWRIKGDSLYGLGRYSEAAEALAKAISLDPSDKRMWWSRGMALVSDERFEEALASYESALKIDPNDPEIWLSNGKALAAIGKYSQALQSFDHTIEADDNNGQAHMLRGKALARIGMHVEAVNSFNRVLALGHKDVDILEAKKESLKSLNRTDELMATCDLILKLDPRNKAAALDKAVALHSLGKVDEALRTYDKVLDADPRDPTVLEHKKEALMAKGDHLGVIDICDTLLQIEPRSKLAHAHRGDALRALNRFEEAAEEYDKAYKIDPEDRSVLNGRGLVLMELERYAEAAEAFDHAWALDRSDAVVLDNKGRALLMARDATGALGAFDEAIRMFPNNHLFHMDRGRALASLGHYEHALSSLEEALALDGKDIPAWKYKGNVLLRMGDRQRAADAYARAIDLGGTDASIYLSKGRAEEDLGRAEDALDSYVRAASLDPENAQLWMRIGVAQAKLGRYSDAVESLERSLMTDRTNNRAWLNRAAILEKIGKDEEALRCFDTVLGNEPHDKYAWSGKGRVLLRMDKLDQAKRAFDKALDIDPELASAVEGSAALGKKLKDREISLYAAKVLEYEYRQNRKVTREEAFKECGLPFASLDEVTAFLVAKEPVDVEALSEEKFHAYEELSHMVILATLGNPGYSRQGLHLADVYMNMPDRDVRRAKKIMAYIEQVNKMDFPDEVPDKTTERLLRAAMDLPQDAHSPIGVMEHLDVGLYTARRIVSILRSFSSEPAPEVRRGPAQASAPMADEEVEDLPEVSSPRPQAREGRTAPDEEPEAPSMSQREARPMFKKRRNEEEEATRSADRSKAILVRFNSEGAQYNGRKCLFHGEPAVAVCPNCGTLFCMECTGQMGSCPRCHTALDFVDTAKEPAPIDDRDVIETEEQRQAIAQRWAQKRLAEADRRKEKEREGSKGNEWDYLTERSTMTDKDAAVARLLRDTERRYNMSTAKLQDAPAPVYRAAVRKVEEEQAAAEAEAAMAALSQEAEVQEFTEPEAKVESVPDFVPEEIIVKGAPAEEGDEEKDEGYDEKRKLREILEREDDTASEPRDLSRL, from the coding sequence ATGGGATTTCTAGAGTCGCTCCGCGACAAGGAGCTCAGGGGGCTCTATAGAGCTCGCAGGCTGATCGAGAACGCAGACCTACACATCGCGAACGGCCAAGGCCAGGACGCGCAGATCGATCTCGACAAGGCCAAGGACGCTCTCTTTAAGGATGGCCTCCAGAACAGCGTTCACTCCCACGAGTTCGCCGATGTCCTGGTGACCATGTCCGGCATCCTCATCAAGGCGCAGGCGGTGGACGACGCCCTGAGCGCGGCGGACCGCGCCCTGGCCCTCTCGCCGAACGCCCCTCTCGCGCTGGCAGCGAAGGCCCGGGCCCTGGCGGCGAAAGGCTCCTATCCCGATGCGCTCACGCTTCTGGACAGGGCGCTGGAGCTCAAGGGCGAGGACAAGTCCTTGCTGTCCGACAAGGCCAAGGTGCTGGAGAAGGCGGGCAAGAAGGATGCTGCCCTGGCCATGTACAAGAAGGTAGTGGAGCTGGACCCCGCGGACCTGGAGACCTACGATATCCTCGCCAACTTGGACGACCGCCTTAAGTGGTCGCTGCGCAAGGCGGAGGTGCTGCTCCGTTCCAAGAGGTCCGAGGATGCCCTCAGGGCCCTTGATGACGTCATCGCTCAATCCCCCCATGACACCGACGTCATGCTGGTGAAAGCGAAGATACTCCTAGAAGACAAGAGGTTCGACGAGGCCTCATCGATATACGACACCGTGCTGGCGGTGGAACCGACCTCCATGAGCGGGAACCTCGGCAAGGCCCAGGCCCTCCGGGCCATGGGGGATAAGGAAGGCGCGGTGAAGTTCTACAAGGAAGCGCTGCGCGCCGAGGTGGACCGCAAGGAGACATGGCTGGAGATCGGCCCCCTGCTGGAGCAGCTGGATCGCCTCGAGGAGGCGGAGAAGGTTTACGCCCAGGCGCTGTCCCTGGACCCTCATTCGCCGGAGGCGATGGAAGGCCACTACCGCGTTCTGCTGGCGGAGCAGAAATGGTCCGAGGTAGCCGATGCGGCTGCGGTGCTGCTCACCGAGAAGCAGGAGCTGACGGTCTACAGCACCAGAGTGGACGCCCTGATGAGGTCCCAGAAATACAAGGAAGCACTGGACGCCGCCGAGTCCGCGCTGAAAGTGTTCCCAAAGGAGCCCGGCCTGCTGACCAAGAGGAGGGACGCCTCGGTGGCCCTGGGCCTGGGGGACGAGACGGTGAAGCACTGTGAAGAGATACTTTCGCAGAGGCCCAATGATCCGGAGACCACCTACGAGCTCGGCGTCGCGTATATCAAGACGTTGCGCTTCCATGAAGCGGTCAAGGTCCTGGAGAAGGTGCTGAAGACCCATCATGACAAGGAGAAGGTGCTCATCGCGCTGAAGGAGGGGTACAAAGGCATCGGCCGGGACAAGGACGTGCTGGACGCTTGCGAGCGCCTCCTCAAGGTGAACCCACGCAATACCGGCGCCCTGCTCGACGCCGCCATCGGGCTGGACCGGACGGGGCGGAGGGACGATGCCATTCGCCTCTACGACGAGGTCCTGGGCCTGGAGCCGGCCAACGAGGATGCCCTGCGCAACCTGTGCATATCTCTGTTCTCCCAGAAGAAGCTGGAGAGGGCGCTGGAGAGGTCGGTCGCCGGCACCCAGCTGTTCCCCGCGGAGCCGGACTACTGGCGGATCAAGGGCGACTCCCTCTACGGCCTGGGGCGCTACTCCGAAGCGGCGGAGGCGCTGGCCAAGGCGATATCCCTGGACCCCTCGGACAAGAGGATGTGGTGGTCCCGGGGCATGGCCCTGGTGTCCGACGAGCGGTTCGAGGAGGCCCTGGCATCGTACGAATCGGCGCTGAAGATCGACCCCAACGATCCGGAGATATGGCTCTCCAACGGCAAGGCCCTGGCGGCCATAGGCAAGTATAGCCAGGCCCTCCAATCCTTCGACCACACCATCGAGGCCGACGACAACAACGGACAAGCTCACATGCTGCGGGGGAAGGCCCTCGCCCGCATCGGCATGCACGTCGAGGCCGTCAACTCGTTCAATCGCGTCCTCGCTCTCGGCCACAAGGACGTCGACATCCTGGAGGCGAAGAAGGAATCGCTCAAGAGCCTGAACAGGACCGACGAGCTGATGGCGACCTGCGACCTGATACTGAAGCTCGACCCCCGGAACAAGGCCGCCGCGCTGGACAAAGCGGTCGCGCTGCACAGCCTAGGCAAGGTGGACGAGGCCCTGAGGACCTACGACAAGGTTCTTGACGCGGACCCCCGGGACCCCACTGTCCTGGAGCACAAGAAGGAAGCGCTCATGGCCAAGGGGGACCACCTAGGCGTCATCGACATATGCGACACCCTGCTGCAGATAGAGCCGCGTAGCAAGCTCGCCCATGCCCATCGCGGGGACGCCCTGAGGGCGCTGAACCGCTTCGAGGAAGCGGCTGAGGAGTACGACAAGGCCTATAAGATCGACCCCGAGGACCGCTCCGTGCTGAACGGGAGGGGCCTCGTGCTCATGGAGCTGGAGAGATACGCCGAGGCCGCGGAGGCCTTCGATCACGCCTGGGCGCTGGACCGCTCCGACGCGGTAGTGTTGGACAACAAGGGGCGCGCGCTCCTGATGGCCCGCGACGCCACCGGTGCTCTGGGAGCGTTCGACGAAGCGATCAGGATGTTCCCCAACAACCATCTCTTTCACATGGACCGGGGCCGGGCCCTGGCCTCCCTGGGCCACTACGAGCATGCCCTATCGTCCCTTGAAGAGGCTCTCGCGCTCGACGGGAAGGATATCCCTGCTTGGAAATACAAGGGGAACGTGCTGCTGAGGATGGGCGACCGCCAGCGGGCCGCCGACGCGTACGCGAGAGCGATCGACCTCGGCGGGACGGACGCCTCCATATATCTCTCCAAGGGCCGGGCGGAAGAGGATCTCGGCAGGGCCGAGGACGCCCTGGACTCCTATGTCCGGGCGGCCAGCCTTGACCCCGAGAACGCTCAGCTGTGGATGAGGATCGGGGTCGCCCAGGCCAAGCTGGGCCGGTACAGTGACGCGGTGGAAAGCCTGGAGCGCTCTCTGATGACCGACCGCACCAATAACCGCGCCTGGCTCAACCGCGCCGCCATATTGGAGAAGATCGGGAAGGACGAGGAGGCCCTGCGCTGCTTCGACACCGTGCTCGGCAACGAGCCGCACGATAAGTACGCCTGGAGCGGGAAGGGCCGCGTCCTCTTGAGGATGGACAAGCTCGACCAGGCCAAGCGGGCCTTCGACAAGGCGCTGGATATAGACCCGGAGCTCGCTTCCGCGGTGGAGGGCAGCGCGGCCCTCGGAAAGAAGCTGAAGGACAGGGAGATCTCCCTCTACGCGGCCAAGGTCCTGGAGTATGAGTATCGCCAGAACCGGAAGGTCACCCGCGAGGAGGCGTTCAAGGAGTGCGGGCTGCCCTTCGCGTCCCTCGACGAGGTCACCGCCTTTCTGGTAGCCAAGGAGCCGGTGGACGTCGAGGCGCTGTCGGAGGAGAAGTTCCACGCCTACGAGGAGCTGTCGCACATGGTCATCCTAGCCACGCTCGGGAACCCCGGCTACAGCCGGCAGGGCCTGCACCTGGCGGACGTGTACATGAACATGCCCGACCGCGATGTGCGCCGGGCCAAGAAGATCATGGCGTATATCGAACAGGTCAACAAGATGGACTTCCCCGACGAGGTACCGGACAAGACCACCGAGAGGCTGCTGCGGGCCGCCATGGACCTCCCCCAGGACGCCCACTCGCCCATCGGCGTCATGGAGCACCTGGACGTGGGGCTGTACACCGCCCGGAGGATAGTCTCCATCCTTAGGAGCTTCAGCAGCGAGCCGGCCCCGGAGGTCCGCAGGGGCCCGGCGCAGGCGAGCGCGCCCATGGCCGATGAGGAGGTGGAGGACCTGCCGGAGGTCTCCTCGCCGAGGCCGCAGGCGAGGGAAGGGAGGACCGCCCCGGACGAGGAGCCGGAGGCGCCCAGCATGTCACAGAGGGAGGCAAGACCTATGTTCAAGAAGCGCAGGAACGAAGAGGAGGAAGCGACCCGGTCGGCGGACCGGTCCAAGGCGATCTTGGTCCGCTTCAATTCGGAGGGCGCCCAGTACAACGGACGGAAATGCCTGTTCCACGGCGAGCCGGCGGTGGCAGTGTGCCCCAACTGCGGGACCCTGTTCTGCATGGAGTGCACCGGGCAGATGGGCTCCTGCCCGCGCTGCCACACCGCGCTGGACTTCGTCGACACGGCCAAGGAGCCCGCGCCGATCGATGACCGGGACGTCATCGAGACCGAGGAGCAGAGGCAGGCCATCGCGCAGCGGTGGGCCCAGAAGAGGCTGGCCGAGGCCGACCGCCGAAAGGAGAAAGAGAGGGAGGGCAGCAAGGGGAATGAATGGGACTACCTCACCGAGCGCTCCACCATGACCGACAAGGACGCCGCGGTGGCGAGGCTGCTGCGCGACACCGAGCGCCGGTACAATATGAGCACCGCCAAGCTGCAGGACGCCCCCGCGCCGGTCTACCGCGCCGCCGTCCGCAAGGTCGAGGAGGAACAGGCGGCCGCAGAGGCGGAGGCGGCGATGGCCGCTCTCTCCCAGGAGGCCGAGGTGCAGGAGTTCACGGAGCCGGAGGCCAAGGTCGAGAGCGTCCCCGATTTCGTGCCCGAAGAGATCATCGTCAAAGGGGCCCCTGCCGAGGAAGGGGATGAGGAAAAGGACGAGGGGTACGACGAGAAGAGGAAGCTCCGCGAGATCCTGGAGCGCGAGGACGACACTGCTTCGGAGCCCCGCGACCTGTCCCGGCTGTGA
- the truD gene encoding tRNA pseudouridine(13) synthase TruD, giving the protein MQECRSREAQIGLEVFYTDTPGIGGKLKRSPQDFLVDEISAPPERVESGAYTIAKVTAQNWEMNRLVRELSKALGIGRERIGFAGTKDKRAITSQLMSFQAPVDQVMSLRLHQITVEDAYPAKKGLTIGDLIGNRFGINVAEPSLGGQELRDALDGTAASLAQLGGFPSFFGVQRFGAVRPVTHEVGRWIVKGDLERAIMTYAGNPVPQESEGSRTARAKLEETRDFEQAIGYFPKTLTFERMAIGFLARNPGDYVGAIQVMPPNLQMMFVHAYQSYLFNRMLSERIRRGLPLDRPLVGDVVLPVDRSGLPDHDHGVPVTKSNIDLVEKQVRNGRAYVSGVLFGTESVLGEGEMGDIERKVIDEEGLSSKDFMVPMLHQCSSKGSRREIVGRITDLRYGIGDGEVDFSFSLNKGCYATSLLREFMKKSDLMDY; this is encoded by the coding sequence ATGCAGGAGTGCCGTTCCAGAGAGGCCCAGATCGGCCTCGAGGTCTTTTACACCGATACGCCAGGCATCGGGGGAAAGCTCAAGCGGTCCCCCCAGGATTTTCTGGTCGATGAGATCTCCGCTCCCCCCGAGCGGGTGGAGAGCGGGGCGTACACCATAGCCAAGGTGACGGCCCAGAACTGGGAGATGAACCGGCTGGTCCGCGAGCTGTCCAAGGCCCTCGGCATCGGGCGGGAGCGCATAGGCTTCGCCGGCACCAAGGACAAGCGCGCCATAACCTCGCAGCTGATGTCCTTCCAGGCGCCGGTGGACCAGGTCATGTCCCTCCGCCTCCATCAGATCACCGTTGAGGACGCCTACCCTGCCAAGAAGGGGCTGACCATCGGCGACCTTATCGGGAACAGGTTCGGAATCAATGTGGCCGAGCCGTCCCTGGGCGGGCAAGAGCTGAGGGACGCCCTCGACGGCACCGCCGCATCGCTGGCGCAGCTGGGGGGGTTCCCCAGCTTCTTCGGGGTGCAGCGCTTCGGCGCGGTGCGCCCCGTGACCCACGAGGTAGGCAGGTGGATAGTGAAAGGGGACCTGGAGCGGGCCATCATGACCTACGCGGGGAACCCCGTGCCCCAGGAGAGCGAGGGATCCCGGACCGCCAGGGCCAAGCTGGAAGAGACCAGGGACTTCGAGCAGGCCATAGGCTACTTCCCCAAAACGCTCACCTTCGAGCGCATGGCCATCGGGTTCCTGGCCCGCAATCCCGGCGACTACGTGGGAGCGATACAGGTCATGCCCCCGAACCTGCAGATGATGTTCGTGCACGCGTACCAATCGTACCTGTTCAACCGCATGCTCAGCGAGCGCATCCGGCGGGGGCTACCGCTGGACCGTCCCCTGGTGGGCGACGTGGTGCTCCCGGTGGACCGCTCGGGACTGCCTGACCACGACCACGGGGTCCCCGTCACCAAGAGCAATATCGACCTGGTGGAGAAGCAGGTGCGGAACGGAAGAGCGTACGTCAGCGGGGTGCTCTTCGGCACCGAATCCGTGCTCGGCGAGGGCGAGATGGGAGATATAGAGCGGAAGGTCATAGACGAGGAGGGCCTGAGCTCCAAGGACTTCATGGTGCCCATGCTCCACCAGTGCAGCTCCAAGGGGAGCCGGAGGGAGATCGTCGGCCGCATCACTGACCTGAGGTACGGCATCGGCGACGGGGAGGTTGACTTCTCATTCTCCCTGAACAAGGGATGCTACGCGACATCCCTGCTGCGCGAGTTCATGAAGAAGAGCGATCTCATGGACTATTGA
- a CDS encoding RpoL/Rpb11 RNA polymerase subunit family protein: MELQLLHKDKDSIKVQIRDADMTLIQPLISELLSDEGVSEVKYITGHPELDIPVLYIRVKSGKPQTALKRASKTISNEYKEALDKLDKQK, translated from the coding sequence ATGGAACTTCAGCTCCTCCATAAGGATAAGGACTCCATCAAGGTCCAGATCCGAGATGCCGACATGACCCTGATCCAGCCGCTCATCAGCGAGCTTCTGTCGGATGAGGGGGTATCCGAGGTGAAGTACATCACCGGCCACCCCGAACTCGACATTCCCGTGCTCTACATCCGCGTTAAGAGCGGAAAGCCCCAGACCGCCCTGAAGAGGGCGTCCAAGACCATCTCCAATGAGTACAAGGAAGCGCTCGACAAGCTGGACAAGCAGAAGTAG